A segment of the Longimicrobiaceae bacterium genome:
GGCGAACCGCTATTCGCCTCGGTCGACAAGTTCGACAGCGGCACTGGTTGGCCGAGTTTCACGAAGCCCCTGGAACCGGCGAACGTGGTCGAGAAGGTCGACCAGTCCCACGGAATGATCCGCACCGAGGTCCGCTCCAAGCACGGCGACAGCCATCTGGGCCATCTGTTTCCGGACGGACCGGCGGACAAGGGAGGTATGCGTTATTGCATGAACTCGGCGTCCCTCCGGTTCATTCATCGTGATCAACTCGAGAGCGAGGGCTACGCCGAATACCTCTCTCTGTTCACGAGCGACAGCAGCCCTGACGGTCCGACGGGTACGAAGTAGTCGCCGTTCAGAGCGGCCATGATGCCAGTGGCCAGCGCTGCCACCTCGTACGAGCCCACGGCGCCCGGGTCGCGCCGCTTCGGCGCATCCGCTCGAGCCGTCCGCCTGCCGCGGAAGGACATCAGCCCGGGCGAAACGACCCACTACTGCCCCTGTTACCCCTCCAGAAGACGAGGCCGATGATCAAGGCGAAATCCAGCTCGTTCGGCGTCCTGATCCATGCGGCGCAGCTCGCGGTTGTCCTAGTCGCGTCTGCCGCATGCGCACCGGGAGATGAGCCGCGGAGTGCCGAAGCGACCGAGCAGGTTGCGGGCGCCGAACAGCACTACCTCTACGTCGCGGTACCGGGCGTCCGTAGATACCTCGAGTTTGGCGGTCACGGCCTGCTGGTTTTCGACATCGAGAACGATCACCGCTTCGTCAAGCGGATCCCGGTCGCCGGGTTGCTGCGCAAGGAGGCCACCTTCCCCTCGATGACTCCCCCGGGTCAGCCTTCCAACGTGAAGGGAATCGCCGCCAGCGTGGCGACGAACAGCGTCTACATCAGCAACCTCGAGACGATGCAGCGCATCGACGTGGGTACGGAGCGCGTCGTCTGGGAGCACGAGTACGAGGGTGGCGTCGACCGCATCGCCATCTCGCCCGATGGCACGCTGATCTACGCCCCCAGCCTCGAGGGGGAGCACTGGAATGTCGTGGATGCGGAAACGGGAG
Coding sequences within it:
- the msrB gene encoding peptide-methionine (R)-S-oxide reductase MsrB translates to MRTYNKNPEALSQLTPEQYRVTREDGTERPFQNEYWDNKEPGIYVDVVSGEPLFASVDKFDSGTGWPSFTKPLEPANVVEKVDQSHGMIRTEVRSKHGDSHLGHLFPDGPADKGGMRYCMNSASLRFIHRDQLESEGYAEYLSLFTSDSSPDGPTGTK